A genomic stretch from Natronomonas gomsonensis includes:
- a CDS encoding DUF2061 domain-containing protein — MDALRRRPHQRLSRAVVKTVGYRLFMVVITVTVAFFVVGNVGEALSIGLVANVLKTGTYFAYERAWDRIEWGI; from the coding sequence ATGGACGCGCTCCGGCGGCGACCACACCAGCGACTCTCGCGGGCGGTCGTCAAGACGGTCGGCTACCGGTTGTTCATGGTCGTCATCACCGTGACCGTCGCCTTCTTCGTCGTCGGCAACGTCGGCGAGGCGCTCAGCATCGGCCTCGTCGCGAACGTCCTCAAGACGGGGACGTACTTCGCCTACGAGCGGGCGTGGGACCGAATCGAGTGGGGCATCTGA
- a CDS encoding AzlD domain-containing protein, giving the protein MTDSATVWLAIAVAGVGTFLIRFSFIFLFEYLSEVPDGVERALRFVPAAVLAALVLPALVIVDGTPSVSLGNERLLAGTVAAVVAWRTESIFATIVVGMVVLVGLQMLL; this is encoded by the coding sequence ATGACTGACTCCGCGACGGTGTGGCTCGCCATCGCCGTGGCGGGCGTCGGGACCTTCCTGATTCGGTTCTCCTTTATCTTCCTCTTCGAGTACCTCTCGGAGGTTCCTGACGGCGTCGAACGGGCGCTTCGGTTCGTCCCGGCGGCGGTGTTGGCGGCGCTGGTCCTCCCCGCCCTCGTCATCGTCGATGGCACTCCGTCCGTCTCGCTCGGCAACGAGCGCCTGCTGGCCGGCACTGTCGCTGCAGTCGTCGCCTGGCGGACCGAGAGCATCTTCGCGACCATCGTCGTCGGAATGGTAGTGCTCGTCGGATTGCAGATGCTCTTGTAA
- a CDS encoding AzlC family ABC transporter permease produces MSSRRASFLDGARTVAPVMVGIVPFGLVAGAAAVRVGLSGLHAVGLSVLVFAGASQLAAIELLGENAPAAVVVVTILVINLRMTMYSASLAPYLQEFSTRWRAGMAYVLTDQAYALSVTEFRADESVDRKWYYLGTAVPLWVVWQICTVIGVVVGARVPESLPLEFAVPLTFLAILVPTITDSPSAVAAGVGGSIAVIGAGLPLNLGLITGAVTGVVAGLVVETGWFR; encoded by the coding sequence ATGTCTTCGCGACGTGCGTCGTTTCTGGATGGCGCCCGGACCGTCGCGCCGGTCATGGTCGGCATCGTTCCCTTCGGTCTCGTCGCCGGTGCGGCGGCCGTCCGGGTCGGCCTCTCCGGGTTGCACGCGGTCGGACTGTCCGTTCTCGTCTTCGCCGGCGCCTCCCAGTTGGCCGCAATCGAGTTGCTCGGTGAGAACGCACCCGCAGCAGTCGTCGTCGTGACGATTCTCGTCATCAACCTCCGGATGACGATGTACAGCGCCTCGCTGGCGCCGTATCTACAGGAGTTCTCGACGCGGTGGCGCGCTGGGATGGCGTACGTCCTGACCGACCAGGCGTATGCGCTGTCGGTGACGGAGTTCCGCGCCGACGAGTCGGTCGACCGGAAGTGGTACTACCTCGGGACGGCGGTGCCGCTGTGGGTCGTCTGGCAAATCTGTACGGTCATCGGCGTCGTCGTGGGCGCCCGCGTCCCCGAATCCCTGCCGCTTGAGTTCGCCGTGCCGTTGACGTTTCTCGCTATCTTGGTGCCGACGATTACCGACTCTCCGAGTGCGGTCGCCGCCGGGGTCGGCGGGTCCATCGCGGTCATCGGGGCCGGCCTCCCCCTCAATCTCGGTCTCATCACCGGCGCCGTCACCGGCGTCGTTGCCGGCTTGGTCGTCGAAACGGGGTGGTTTCGATGA
- a CDS encoding DUF4382 domain-containing protein: MQRREYLIATGSVAAGASLAGCIGSATGTLATQVTDQPGDISDFESCVVTITELRIKPASDDGEDGNETDGNGTDDAAEETYEVDDAEADLVELQDGNTQLVDEQELDAGDYEYLKIAVSNVEATLDDGSDADVSTPGDAPLKFNQPFEIREDTRTVFTADFTPVKQGQSGGYVLQPVADGTEVSYEE, encoded by the coding sequence ATGCAACGACGGGAATACCTCATCGCGACCGGAAGCGTTGCCGCAGGCGCCTCGCTGGCTGGCTGTATCGGCAGTGCGACTGGCACGCTCGCTACGCAGGTCACCGACCAACCCGGCGATATCTCGGATTTCGAGTCGTGTGTCGTCACCATCACGGAACTGCGAATCAAGCCGGCCTCCGACGACGGCGAGGACGGCAACGAGACGGACGGCAACGGAACGGACGACGCTGCTGAGGAGACCTACGAGGTCGATGACGCCGAGGCCGACCTCGTGGAACTGCAGGACGGCAACACCCAGCTCGTCGACGAACAGGAACTCGACGCCGGCGACTACGAGTACCTGAAGATAGCGGTCTCGAACGTCGAGGCGACGCTGGACGACGGCAGCGACGCCGACGTGAGCACGCCCGGCGACGCGCCGCTGAAGTTCAACCAACCCTTCGAGATTCGGGAGGACACCCGAACGGTGTTCACCGCGGACTTCACGCCGGTCAAGCAGGGCCAGTCGGGCGGCTACGTGCTCCAACCGGTCGCCGACGGCACCGAAGTCTCCTACGAAGAGTAG
- a CDS encoding cupin domain-containing protein — protein MERVTIDDIDPEPHPMGVNRERRNVSDALGAEEMSAVHYELEPGESFSGGLHTHHDQEECFYIMDGVATFEHGTDGEETEVEAGEVIHFEPGEFQCGRNKSDDTVVGLALAAPGSQHNWEDLESFAPCGECGEVTPHGVEEPVDGFTIFCKECGNEMQLA, from the coding sequence ATGGAACGTGTCACCATCGACGACATCGACCCGGAACCGCACCCGATGGGCGTCAACCGCGAGCGCCGCAACGTCAGCGACGCCCTCGGCGCCGAGGAGATGAGTGCCGTCCACTACGAACTCGAACCCGGAGAGTCCTTCTCGGGGGGCCTCCACACCCACCACGACCAAGAGGAGTGTTTCTACATCATGGATGGCGTCGCCACGTTCGAACACGGAACCGACGGCGAGGAAACCGAGGTCGAAGCCGGCGAAGTCATCCACTTCGAACCAGGGGAGTTCCAGTGTGGCCGGAACAAAAGCGACGACACCGTCGTCGGCCTCGCGTTGGCCGCTCCCGGCAGCCAACACAACTGGGAAGACCTCGAATCGTTCGCGCCCTGCGGTGAGTGCGGCGAGGTGACCCCTCACGGCGTCGAGGAACCGGTCGACGGCTTCACCATCTTCTGTAAGGAGTGCGGCAACGAGATGCAACTGGCCTGA